From the genome of Triticum aestivum cultivar Chinese Spring chromosome 3B, IWGSC CS RefSeq v2.1, whole genome shotgun sequence, one region includes:
- the LOC123065853 gene encoding probable WRKY transcription factor 30: MALATPTAVVLELMTMGQQSAAHLGDLLRAASPPVRAEHQALAAEILRCCDRVIAAVSAGASDKKRKMTDPGATTCHPPAAAMPSKRRVRGAEAHREVHADTTADGFVWRKYGQKDINGSNHPRLYYRCAFRGEGCAATRRVQRSQEEPAAFVIAYYGEHTCGAAFSQQRAEPQPPTVVDSGSNAWGVFGAVDRNRGSPLMPSLAAEHDVRRHGEAPRDTSQRWSSPSSSSSYSEVELGASPVEGFLDGNFDWEWETVVNSLRFGDLLH; this comes from the exons ATGGCGCTGGCCACCCCGACCGCCGTGGTGCTGGAGCTGATGACCATGGGGCAGCAGTCCGCGGCGCACCTCGGGGACCTGCTCAGGGCGGCGTCCCCGCCGGTGCGGGCGGAGCACCAGGCCCTCGCCGCCGAGATCCTCCGGTGCTGCGACCGGGTGATCGCCGCGGTGAGCGCGGGCGCCTCCGATAAAAAGAGGAAGATGACGGACCCTGGCGCCACGACCTGCCATCCTCCCGCGGCCGCGATGCCATCCAAAAGAAG GGTGCGTGGCGCGGAGGCGCACAGAGAGGTCCATGCCGACACGACGGCGGACGGGTTCGTGTGGAGGAAGTACGGGCAAAAGGACATCAACGGAAGCAACCACCCGAG GCTCTACTACCGCTGCGCGTTCAGAGGCGAGGGCTGCGCTGCGACCCGGCGGGTGCAGCGGTCGCAGGAGGAGCCCGCGGCGTTCGTGATCGCCTACTACGGCGAGCACACCTGCGGAGCCGCCTTCTCTCAGCAGAGGGCGGAGCCACAGCCTCCTACTGTCGTCGACTCCGGCTCAAACGCTTGGGGAGTCTTCGGTGCCGTCGACCGGAACAGGGGCTCGCCTCTGATGCCGTCGCTCGCAGCCGAGCACGATGTGCGGCGTCACGGCGAGGCGCCCCGTGACACGTCGCAGCGatggtcgtcgccgtcgtcctcctcgtccTACTCCGAGGTGGAACTTGGTGCTTCTCCTGTCGAGGGGTTCCTCGATGGCAACTTCGACTGGGAGTGGGAGACCGTCGTCAACTCGCTCAGATTCGGCGATCTGCTTCACTAG
- the LOC123071225 gene encoding protein FATTY ACID EXPORT 3, chloroplastic has protein sequence MAASLLHAAASSPLAGPYPAARAAFRPLASSPFLRLARSSPDRRARLDFPLRALSGGARLSTGVAALRPRRFVAALAGEEPMSSELGDDKEKETEKIEIEPEEAQEVWREMLKQFKAEAIRMQALTTQAYDVYSKRAREVLLEASEKLRIQADKAQKDLTIIAAEVGEEGQEYLQLAAKNSPDSIKDITETINAVGNLNGPSEYKDYHVGISFGTFLTVGGFLNFMLTGSTSAIRFGFVLGFALLALGISSLRSQRAGGRQPRLLLKGQAAIASVIFFKDLSVFFRYGWFPNVFAVLLSGMVATFYIHRIVTGGHKGRAESSSDN, from the exons ATGGCGGCCTCTCTCCTCCACGCAGCCGCCTCCTCCCCGCTCGCGGGCCCCTACCCGGCCGCCCGCGCGGCCTTCCGCCCCCTCGCTTCCTCCCCATTCCTGCGCCTCGCGCGCTCCTCTCCCGACCGCCGTGCCCGACTGGACTTCCCGCTCCGGGCGCTCTCGGGTGGCGCTCGCCTCTCCACCGGAGTGGCCGCCCTCCGTCCTCGCCGCTTCGTCGCCGCCCTCGCGGGGGAGGAACCG ATGAGTTCAGAATTGGGTGATGACAAGGAAAAGGAAACGGAAAAGATCGAAATAGAGCCCGAGGAGGCCCAGGAAGTGTGGAGGGAAATGCTCAAGCAGTTCAAGGCCGAGGCCATCCGAATGCAGGCCCTGACAACGCAGGCATACGATGTCTACTCCAAGAGGGCGAGGGAGGTGCTGTTAGAGGCCTCAGAGAAGCTAAGGATCCAGGCAGATAAAGCACAAAAGGACCTGACCATTATCGCTGCAGAGGTTGGTGAGGAGGGGCAGGAATATCTACAGCTGGCAGCTAAGAACTCCCCAGATTCAATCAAGGATATCACCGAGACAATCAATGCAGTTGGCAACCTCAATGGGCCATCAGAGTATAAGGATTATCATGTCGGCATTTCATTTG GTACCTTTCTTACTGTAGGAGGTTTCCTGAACTTCATGCTAACTGGAAGTACATCTGCAATTCGCTTTGGCTTTGTTCTTGGCTTTGCACTATTGGCTCTGGGTATCTCAAGTTTGAGATCACAAAGAGCAGGCGGTCGTCAGCCTCGTCTTCTGCTGAAAGGGCAAGCTG CTATTGCAAGCGTTATCTTCTTCAAGGACTTGTCAGTTTTCTTCAGG TATGGGTGGTTTCCAAATGTTTTCGCGGTCCTTCTCAG TGGAATGGTGGCGACCTTTTACATTCATCGCATTGTGACTGGTGGCCACAAAGGTCGCGCGGAGAGCAGTTCAGATAACTAA